One genomic segment of Motacilla alba alba isolate MOTALB_02 chromosome 1A, Motacilla_alba_V1.0_pri, whole genome shotgun sequence includes these proteins:
- the LOC119708186 gene encoding arg8-vasotocin receptor-like isoform X1: MKNFSFPMQDNTHQTESPPPHRYLSLTNQSDPIGRPERDEQLAQVEIAVLGVIFLTASVGNFILILVLWRRRKKLSRMYVFMLHLSIADLVVAFFQVLPQLIWDITDIFIGPDFLCRIIKYLQLLGMFASTYMIVVMTVDRYQAVCYPMVTFQKKRALWNIPICSSWSIALILSLPQVFIFSKTEISPGVFECWGEFIQPWGPRAYVTWIFVAIFFIPSAILITCQVKICKIIRRNINVKKQNECEATNQNQVLPSRASSVNCISKAMIKTVKMTVVTVVVYVLCWSPFFIAQLWSVWFPSMLTEGSAFTIIMLLGNLNSCANPWIYMYFCGQIPYCTSKQLENTSAQEESMFTGSIHLTDRDPENNSTSA; this comes from the exons atgaagaatttttcatttcctatgCAGGATAACACACATCAGACCGAGAGTCCTCCTCCTCACAGATACCTGAGTTTGACAAATCAGTCAGATCCTATTGGAAGACCAGAAAGAGATGAGCAATTAGCTCAAGTAGAGATTGCTGTACTGGGGGTCATATTTCTGACAGCGTCTGTGGGCAATTTCATTCTCATACTGGTGCTGTGGCGAAGAAGAAAGAAGCTGTCTAGGATGTATGTGTTCATGCTTCACCTCAGCATTGCTGACTTAGTGGTAGCCTTTTTCCAAGTGCTGCCTCAACTCATATGGGATATTACAGATATTTTCATAGGGCCAGATTTCTTGTGCAGAATTATCAAGTATCTACAATTGCTGGGCATGTTTGCCTCTACTTACATGATAGTGGTCATGACAGTGGACAGATATCAAGCCGTTTGCTACCCTATGGTCACTTTCCAAAAGAAGAGAGCTCTCTGGAACATCCCCATTTGCAGCAGCTGGTCTATAGCACTGATTCTTAGCCTACCACAGGTATTTATCTTTTCTAAGACTGAAATATCTCCAGGTGTCTTTGAATGTTGGGGTGAATTTATTCAGCCTTGGGGCCCAAGGGCATATGTGACTTGGATTTTTGTAGCTATATTCTTCATTCCCTCAGCAATCCTTATCACATGCCAGGTCAAGATTTGCAAAATAATCAGAAGaaatataaatgtgaaaaaacagAATGAATGCGAAGCAACAAATCAGAATCAAGTCCTGCCATCCCGAGCCAGCAGTGTGAACTGTATTTCAAAGGCTATGATCAAGACAGTAAAAATGACAGTGGTGACAGTTGTTGTGTACGTTCTCTGTTGGTCACCTTTCTTCATTGCCCAGCTCTGGTCCGTGTGGTTCCCCAGTATGCTGACTGAAG GTTCAGCATTCACCATTATAATGCTCCTTGGCAATCTAAACAGTTGTGCCAACCCATGGATTTACATGTATTTCTGTGGCCAGATTCCATATTGCACAAGTAAGCAGCTGGAGAATACCTCGGCTCAAGAGGAATCCATGTTCACGGGCAGCATTCATCTCACAGACAGAGACCCTGAGAATAACAGTACTTCTGCATAA
- the LOC119708186 gene encoding oxytocin receptor-like isoform X2 encodes MKNFSFPMQDNTHQTESPPPHRYLSLTNQSDPIGRPERDEQLAQVEIAVLGVIFLTASVGNFILILVLWRRRKKLSRMYVFMLHLSIADLVVAFFQVLPQLIWDITDIFIGPDFLCRIIKYLQLLGMFASTYMIVVMTVDRYQAVCYPMVTFQKKRALWNIPICSSWSIALILSLPQVKICKIIRRNINVKKQNECEATNQNQVLPSRASSVNCISKAMIKTVKMTVVTVVVYVLCWSPFFIAQLWSVWFPSMLTEGSAFTIIMLLGNLNSCANPWIYMYFCGQIPYCTSKQLENTSAQEESMFTGSIHLTDRDPENNSTSA; translated from the exons atgaagaatttttcatttcctatgCAGGATAACACACATCAGACCGAGAGTCCTCCTCCTCACAGATACCTGAGTTTGACAAATCAGTCAGATCCTATTGGAAGACCAGAAAGAGATGAGCAATTAGCTCAAGTAGAGATTGCTGTACTGGGGGTCATATTTCTGACAGCGTCTGTGGGCAATTTCATTCTCATACTGGTGCTGTGGCGAAGAAGAAAGAAGCTGTCTAGGATGTATGTGTTCATGCTTCACCTCAGCATTGCTGACTTAGTGGTAGCCTTTTTCCAAGTGCTGCCTCAACTCATATGGGATATTACAGATATTTTCATAGGGCCAGATTTCTTGTGCAGAATTATCAAGTATCTACAATTGCTGGGCATGTTTGCCTCTACTTACATGATAGTGGTCATGACAGTGGACAGATATCAAGCCGTTTGCTACCCTATGGTCACTTTCCAAAAGAAGAGAGCTCTCTGGAACATCCCCATTTGCAGCAGCTGGTCTATAGCACTGATTCTTAGCCTACCACAG GTCAAGATTTGCAAAATAATCAGAAGaaatataaatgtgaaaaaacagAATGAATGCGAAGCAACAAATCAGAATCAAGTCCTGCCATCCCGAGCCAGCAGTGTGAACTGTATTTCAAAGGCTATGATCAAGACAGTAAAAATGACAGTGGTGACAGTTGTTGTGTACGTTCTCTGTTGGTCACCTTTCTTCATTGCCCAGCTCTGGTCCGTGTGGTTCCCCAGTATGCTGACTGAAG GTTCAGCATTCACCATTATAATGCTCCTTGGCAATCTAAACAGTTGTGCCAACCCATGGATTTACATGTATTTCTGTGGCCAGATTCCATATTGCACAAGTAAGCAGCTGGAGAATACCTCGGCTCAAGAGGAATCCATGTTCACGGGCAGCATTCATCTCACAGACAGAGACCCTGAGAATAACAGTACTTCTGCATAA